A single window of Vigna radiata var. radiata cultivar VC1973A chromosome 4, Vradiata_ver6, whole genome shotgun sequence DNA harbors:
- the LOC106759098 gene encoding alpha carbonic anhydrase 7, protein MDKLATTVSICCLLLFLSLPVMSREVEDEREFSYEEESENGPSHWGDIHPEWSVCNNGSMQSPIDLLNERVEIVSQLGRLQMNYQPSNATIRNRGHDIMLEWVSGAGYLQINETKYVLNQCHWHSPSEHTIDGKRFDLELHLVHETPSGQTTVIGILYKIGRPDSFLSSLTSHIKNISESTEAERVVGVVDPRQIKIFYKQYYRYMGSLTIPPCTENVSWTIVKEIRSVSKEQVRLLRTAVDDESESNARPLQLINNRLLQLYRQKYIKH, encoded by the exons ATGGACAAGCTTGCTACCACGGTTTCGATTTGCTGCTTacttttgttcctgtctttacCAGTGATGTCTCGAGAAGTTG AAGATGAGAGAGAGTTTAGTTACGAGGAAGAGAGCGAGAACGGACCGTCTCATTGGGGAGACATACACCCTGAATGGAGTGTGTGCAACAATGGATCCATGCAGTCACCGATTGATCTATTGAATGAAAGGGTTGAAATAGTATCCCAGTTAGGGAGGCTGCAGATGAACTACCAACCCTCCAATGCCACTATTAGGAATAGGGGCCACGATATCATG CTAGAATGGGTTTCTGGCGCAGGTTATCTTCAAATTAATGAAACTAAGTACGTACTCAATCAATGCCACTGGCATTCTCCCTCTGAACACACCATAGATGGCAAAAG GTTTGATCTAGAGTTACACTTGGTGCACGAAACTCCATCTGGACAAACAACTGTGATAGGAATACTGTACAAGATTGGAAGACCAGATTCTTTTCTGTCATCG TTAACGAGTCATATAAAGAACATTTCTGAGAGCACGGAAGCAGAAAGAGTGGTCGGTGTAGTTGACCCTAGGCAAATCAAAATTTTTTACAAGCAGTATTACAGGTATATGGGTTCGCTGACAATTCCTCCTTGCACTGAGAATGTTTCTTGGACGATCGTTAAAGAG ATACGATCCGTTTCAAAGGAACAGGTTAGATTGCTTCGAACCGCTGTTGATGAT